From Phragmites australis chromosome 5, lpPhrAust1.1, whole genome shotgun sequence, a single genomic window includes:
- the LOC133919193 gene encoding protein GIGAS CELL1-like has protein sequence MMPEMRNASRPALADVSGGGFFIRKVASPGAVVVKGSVKPLARRALAPSSNKENVPPVSAVRATPKRRSPLPDWYPRTPLRDITSIVKALERRSRLANAAARQQIQWNLNSSQSVDPATPVQAEQSAPQSTPQTLEKLAPLSEGKLKASSSPSDCSLQTTPSKPIDPALADLLEKKLSSSIEQIEKMVRRNLKATPKATQPSKRVVQRRTLMSMR, from the exons ATGATGCCTGAAATGAGGAATGCCAGTAGGCCGGCGCTTGCCGACGTCTCTGGTGGTGGGTTCTTTATCAGGAAGGTGGCATCGCCAGGAGCTGTGGTGGTGAAGGGTTCTGTCAAGCCGCTGGCTCGACGGGCCCTGGCACCATCAAGCAACAAGGAGAATGTGCCACCAGTGTCGGCTGTGAGAGCTACACCAAAGAGGAGGAGCCCCTTACCTGACTGGTACCCAAGGACCCCACTCCGTGACATCACATCAATTGTTAAG GCTCTTGAGAGGAGAAGTCGCCTAGCGAATGCTGCGGCTCGGCAGCAGATCCAATGGAATTTAAATTCTTCACAATCTGTGGATCCAGCTACTCCAGTACAAGCAGAGCAGAGTGCTCCCCAAAGCACACCACAAACTCTGGAAAAACTGGCTCCATTGTCCGAGGGCAAGCTGAAGGCATCTTCCTCTCCATCTGACTGCTCCTTGCAGACCACTCCATCCAAACCAATCGATCCAGCTCTCGCTGATCTTTTGGAGAAGAAACTGTCCAGTTCAATAGAGCAGATCGAGAAGATGGTGAGACGGAACCTGAAGGCAACTCCAAAGGCTACTCAGCCTTCCAAGAGGGTCGTCCAGAGGCGCACCCTGATGTCCATGCGATGA